One genomic window of Haliotis asinina isolate JCU_RB_2024 chromosome 4, JCU_Hal_asi_v2, whole genome shotgun sequence includes the following:
- the LOC137282034 gene encoding uncharacterized protein yields MFGREPRLPIDLAFGTGNNQGHESVSSYGDSLRKKLQEAYDIAAKASETAKDRQKTGYDLRVRGATVQTGDSVLVKALAFDGKHKLADRWEEDPFVVLSQPNHDIPVFVVRRETGEGRKRTLNRNHLLPIGSVPIFEAPSAPKPTPAPRSRKPAKPVTNSSNTLELEDTQDNESDEEALDIIPAVPDEDTFINEKTVDKDTSVSQTSGDDHVSVETDGNASGGDDHMQTDTEDGTEAGPEDTSEQEDSFGRESPPVPPVVVSRPTPPPRRSGRQTKRPTWQTSGEYVMCQTSDPDWHQKSRRIEQLVATVVIGHTSSCISKALLSLIDESQE; encoded by the coding sequence ATGTTTGGTCGAGAGCCCCGTCTGCCGATTGATCTGGCTTTTGGCACTGGAAACAACCAGGGACATGAATCAGTTTCATCATATGGGGATTCTCTTCGAAAGAAACTTCAAGAGGCTTATGACATAGCAGCCAAAGCATCCGAGACAGCAAAGGATAGACAGAAGACTGGTTATGACTTGAGAGTACGTGGCGCGACTGTTCAGACTGGTGACAGTGTACTGGTAAAGGCACTTGCATTTGATGGGAAACACAAATTGGCAGATCGCTGGGAAGAGGATCCGTTTGTTGTTCTCTCACAGCCAAACCATGATATCCCTGTGTTTGTTGTGCGGAGAGAGACAGGAGAGGGGAGGAAGAGGACCCTTAATCGGAATCACCTCTTACCCATTGGATCAGTTCCCATATTTGAGGCACCATCTGCACCAAAGCCAACACCTGCACCAAGATCCAGGAAACCTGCTAAACCAGTCACCAATTCATCAAACACATTGGAATTAGAAGACACCCAGGATAATGAGTCAGATGAGGAAGCTCTGGATATAATTCCAGCAGTTCCTGATGAAGACACTTTCATCAATGAGAAAACTGTGGATAAGGATACATCTGTCTCACAGACAAGTGGTGATGACCATGTGTCTGTTGAGACAGATGGTAATGCCTCTGGTGGTGACGACCACATGCAGACTGATACTGAAGACGGCACAGAAGCAGGACCTGAAGATACATCAGAGCAAGAAGACTCATTTGGAAGAGAATCTCCTCCTGTACCTCCTGTAGTTGTCTCAAGACCAACACCGCCTCCACGACGCTCTGGACGCCAAACTAAGAGACCAACATGGCAGACGTCCGGGGAATATGTGATGTGTCAGACTTCTGATCCAGATTGGCATCAGAAGAGTCGGCGCATAGAACAGTTAGTTGCTACCGTCGTCATTGGTCACACAAGCAGCTGCATTTCTAAAGCACTTCTTTCACTCATTGACGAATCCCAAGAATGA